Proteins found in one Miscanthus floridulus cultivar M001 chromosome 4, ASM1932011v1, whole genome shotgun sequence genomic segment:
- the LOC136548520 gene encoding putative F-box/LRR-repeat protein 22, which yields MPLSSSPPPPSPHLPGIRHNHKKKKPRALPLKAFHALPSSRDWAELPVDALLYVFNNIDHVELVLGAAAGVCRSWRRVATQEPVLWRHIDLRGQAKPAFRTDVDLHEVARTAVQRSAGQC from the coding sequence ATGCCCTTGTCGTCCTCTCCACCTCCACCATCGCCGCATCTTCCAGGGATCCGTCACAACCACAAGAAAAAGAAACCCAGAGCGCTCCCCCTCAAGGCATTCCACGCCTTGCCGTCATCGAGGGACTGGGCGGAGCTGCCCGTGGACGCGTTGCTGTACGTCTTCAATAATATCGACCACGTGGAGCTTGTGCTAGGCGCCGCGGCGGGGGTGTGCCGCTCCTGGCGCCGCGTCGCCACCCAGGAGCCCGTGCTGTGGCGGCACATCGACTTGCGCGGGCAAGCCAAACCCGCCTTCCGGACTGACGTCGACCTCCACGAGGTGGCGCGGACTGCCGTCCAACGCAGCGCGGGGCagtgctag